Proteins from a single region of Coregonus clupeaformis isolate EN_2021a chromosome 35, ASM2061545v1, whole genome shotgun sequence:
- the LOC123482571 gene encoding extensin-1-like, with amino-acid sequence MGPTAQPCGTPEVWRPTTQPCGTPEVWRTTQPCGTPEVRRPTTQPCGTPEVWRPTTQPCGTPEVWRTTQPCGTPEVWRPTTQPCGTPEVWRPTTQPCGTPEVWRPTAQPCGTPEVWGPPHSPVVPMKYGEPHSPVVPLKYGGPPHSPVVPLKYGGPPHSPVVPLKYGEPHSPVVPLKYGEPHSPVVPLKYGEPHSPVVPLKYGGPPHSPVVPLKYGGPPHSPVVPLKYGGPPHSPVVPLKYGGPPHSPVVPLKYGGPPHSPVVPLKYGGPPHSPVV; translated from the coding sequence ATGGGGCCCACCGCACAGCCCTGTGGTACCCCTGAAGTATGGAGGCCCACCACACAGCCCTGTGGTACCCCTGAAGTATGGAGAACCACACAGCCCTGTGGTACCCCTGAAGTACGGAGGCCCACCACACAGCCCTGTGGTACCCCTGAAGTATGGAGGCCCACCACACAGCCCTGTGGTACCCCTGAAGTATGGAGAACCACACAGCCCTGTGGTACCCCTGAAGTATGGAGGCCCACCACACAGCCCTGTGGTACCCCTGAAGTATGGAGGCCCACCACACAGCCCTGTGGTACCCCTGAAGTATGGAGGCCCACCGCACAGCCCTGTGGTACCCCTGAAGTATGGGGCCCACCGCACAGCCCTGTGGTACCCATGAAGTATGGAGAACCACACAGCCCTGTGGTACCCCTGAAGTATGGAGGCCCACCACACAGCCCTGTGGTACCCCTGAAGTACGGAGGCCCACCACACAGCCCTGTGGTACCCCTGAAGTATGGAGAACCACACAGCCCTGTGGTACCCCTGAAGTATGGAGAACCACACAGCCCTGTGGTACCCCTGAAGTATGGAGAACCACACAGCCCTGTGGTACCCCTGAAGTATGGAGGCCCACCACACAGCCCTGTGGTACCCCTGAAGTATGGAGGCCCACCACACAGCCCTGTGGTACCCCTGAAGTATGGAGGCCCACCGCACAGCCCTGTGGTACCCCTGAAGTATGGAGGCCCACCGCACAGCCCTGTGGTACCCCTGAAGTATGGAGGCCCACCACACAGCCCTGTGGTACCCCTGAAGTATGGAGGCCCACCGCACAGCCCTGTGGTTTAA